CGCCGAGGGCTTTCACCGCATCATCTTCCGGCCGGCGGAGCATGTCTTCCCACGCAACGCCGAGCTGCCGGCCGATGCCAGGAAGTCATAGCGGCCATGCTCCCGCTCGGACACCTCGCCTTCACCTGGGGCACACTGCACGCCCTTCAGCGCGCCGGCAAATTCCCGGACGCCGATTACCGGCTGGCCGCCCTGGCCGCGCTGGCACCGGATGTGCTCGACAAGCCGCTGGCCATGTTCGTCCTCCGGCGCTCCAACGCCGCCCTGCTCTTCGGGCACACCTTGTTGATGCACGCGCTGGTATGGCTGGCCGCCGGCCGGAAGCGCCGGCAGTGGCTGCCCTATTTGCTGGCCTTCTCCGGTCACCTGCTGGAGGACCGCATCTGGGGCTTCCCGCAGACCTTTCTGTGGCCCCTGCGCGGCCCATCCTTCCACCAGTGGCGGCATGTGGGATCGCCGGCGGCCTTCCTGGACGCCTACCGCCAGGTGGTGCGCCAGGAGCCGAAGCTGGTGATCTTCGAACTGCTGGGGCTGGTTATCCTGATCTGGACCATCGTGGAGCGCGGGTGGTATCGGCCGGCGCGGCTGATCCAGCTCCTGTGGGAGGGAAGGTAATATGCGGGTGATTGCCGGCAGTGCCAAGGGCCGTAAGCTGGAATCGGTTCCCGGCACGTCCACCCGGCCCATCACCGACCGGGTCAAGGAGGCGCTGTTCAACATCCTGGGAGCCTCCATCGAAGGGGCGCGCTTCCTCGATCTGTTCGCCGGCACGGGCGCCGTCGGCATCGAGGCTTTGAGCCGCGGCGCGGCGCGCGCTGTGTTCTGCGAACGCGATCGGCTGGCCCTGCGCACCATCGGCCATAACCTGCAGGCCACTGGCTTGGCCGACCGGGCGCGAGTGGTGGCCGGCGATGCCTTCCGCTTCCTCAGGAACCCGGGCGATGAGCGCTTCGACTTCGTGTATATTGCCCCGCCGCAGTATAAGGGCATCTGGATCCGTGCCCTGCAGGCGGTGGACGAAGGGGATGTGCTGGCCCCCGGCGGCATTGCCATCGTCCAGATCCACCCCAAGGAGCGCCAGGACGTGCCCCTGCGCCGGCTCCGCCTGTTCGACGAACGGCGCTACGGCAGTACGCTTCTGCTGTTCTATCGTCTGGCAGAGGGGAAAGCCAATCAGATGGAGGCGGCGCCGGCCGCCGAGGGCCAGGCCGGCTGAAGGCCCTACTCGCCCAGGATATCCCGATACACCTTGCACTGCCAGCCGGTGTGCCGCTGACAGGCCTCCGCCGGCGGAGCGGCCTCCTCGCCGGCCTGACGGAGCAGGCGGTATAAAAGGCACAACGGCAGTCCCATCACGCTGGCATAACAGCCCCGCACCGCTTCCACCGGCCGAAAGCCGGCGTGCTGGATGGCGTAGGCGCCGGCCTTGTCCATGGGGTCCCCGCCGGCCACATATTCCTCCATTTCCGCATCGGAGTAGGGACGCATCCACACCTCGGTAACATCACAGGCAGTAAGCTCCTGGCCGCCGGCGGCGTCCAGCACCGTCACCGCGGTCATGACCTGATGGGGTCGGCCGCGCAGAGCGCGAAGCATCTCCCGCGCCTCGGCCGGCGATCCCGGTTTTCCCAGGATGTGTCCGTCCAGCACCACAATAGTATCGCAGGCGATGACCAGGCCGCTGGCCGCTTTTTGCGCCGCGGCGCGCGCCTTGGCCCGGCTGAGCGCCTGCACAAACTCCTCCGCCGGCGCATCTCCGTGATTGGTCTCGTCAATATCCGCCGGCAGTACCTCGAACGGCCGGCCGAACAGGGAAAGCAGTTCGCGCCGGCGTGGAGATGCCGAAGCCAGAATCCATCGTCGTTTCGTCATGTTTCATCGCCAGGACAAAGATGTGCCGGGAAGGATAGCCCTCCCCGGCACATATCGCGAACGCGAATGGACCGCCAGGTTACTTGCTGGCGCCGGCCTTGGAGGCCAGCGGCTCGCCTTCCAGCGCCTCGTCGGCACCGTAGTCCGCCGGCCGCTTGCTCATGGAGATGGCCCAGGCGATGACGGCCAGCAGGATGATCATGATGACCCACATCAGCGGCGGTGTGGTCTTGTAGCGCACCACGATGGGCGCGATGATGAGGCTGACCAGGTTGATGACCTTGATGAGCGGGTTGAGGGCCGGACCGGAGGTGTCCTTCAACGGGTCACCCACCGTGTCGCCCACCACGCTGGCCTTATGCGCCTCGGAGCCTTTGCCGCCGTAGAGGCCGTCCTCGATGAGCTTCTTGGCGTTGTCCCAGGCACCGCCGGCGTTCGCCATGAAGACCGCCAGGAGCTGGCCGGAGAGGATGACGCCCACCAGGAAGCTCCCTAAGGCCTCGGCCTTCAGCAGGAAGCCCACCACAATGGGGATGAGCACCACCAGGATGCCGACCGGGATCAGCTCACGCTGGGCAGCGCGGGTGGAGATTTCCACTGTGCGGGCATAGTCCGCCTTGACCTTGCCTTCCAGCACGCCGGGGATGCGGAACTGCCGGCGCACTTCCGCCACCATGCCGCCGGCGGCGCGCGCCACCGCCTTCACCAGCAGACTGCCGAACAGCACCGGCACCGCACCACCGATGAGCAAGCCAATGAACACGATCGGGCTGGCAATGTTGATGACATCGCCGAAGGTGGGGTCCACCAGCTTGATGTCGGTGAAGAAGGAGCCGAACAGCGAGACCGCGGCGATGACGGCCGAGCCGATGGCCACGCCCTTGGTGATGGCCTTGGTGGTGTTGCCGACGGCATCCAGATCGGTCATGATGCGGCGAGCCTTCTCGTCCATCTTGGCCATTTCGCCAATGCCGTTGGCATTATCGGAGATGGGGCCGAAGGAGTCCATGGAGACCAGGTTGCCGGCGTGGGTCAGCCAGCCGATGCCGATGAGGGACACGCCGTACAGCACGTACTGCACGCCCAGGGACTGGTAGGTGATGACCGAGACCAGGATGGCAGCGGCGATGGCCAGGATCGCCCAGACGCTGGACTCATAGCCCACCGCCAGACCGGTGAGAATGGTCGTAGCGGGGCCAAAGCGGGTGCTCTTGGCGATCTCCTGCACCGCCGACGACTCCTTGGCGGTGAACATGGCCGTCAGGCGGTTGACGATGACGTTGAAGATGACGCCGGCGGAGACCATGATGGCCGGCCGCAGGTCATGCATGTAGAACCAGGAGAGCAGGGAAGAACTGACGATGGTGATGACCGAGGAGACCTCGTAGGCGATCTCCATGCTGTGCCATGCGTCGCCCTTGGCCACCGTGCGCTCCCAAACGGGGACGGAGAAGGTACCGATCATGGAGCTGATGACGCCGATGGCGCGCACCATCAGCGGGAAGATGATCCAGTGCACATCGCCGGTGATGCGCATCAGCGCCAGACCCAGGATCAGGGCCGAGACGATGGTCACCTCGTAGGACTCGAAGATGTCGGCGGCCATGCCGGCGCAGTCCCCCACGTTGTCCCCCACCTGGTCTGCGATGGAGGCCGGGTTGCGGGGGTCATCCTCTTCCAGACCCTGTTCGACTTTGCCCACCAGGTCAGCACCCACATCCGCGGCTTTGGTATAGATGCCGCCGCCCACGCGCATGAACAGAGCCAGGAGGGTGCCGCCAAAGCCGAAGCCCAGCAGGGCGTCTGGCGCCGCCTTGCCAAAGATGATGAAGATGGTGGTGCCACCCAGCAGGCCCAGGCCGTCGGTCAGCATGCCTGTGATGGTGCCCGAGCGGTAGGCAATGCGCAGAGCATCACCAAAATCCCGCATGGAAGCCGCGGCCACGCGGATATTCCCCTCGATGGCCATGCGCATGCCCAACTGGCCTACCAGCAGGGAGAAGGTGGCGCCCAGAATGAAGGCCGCCGCACGCCCGATGGCGATGTAGAGATGGGCTTTGTCGCCGAACATCTCCCTGGCTTCGGGCGTCGGCTGGGCGATCCAGACGCTGGCGAAGAGGACGAAGACCAGCACGCCGATGAAGGGGAGAATGGTGCGCAACTGCCGGCCCAGATACGCCTCCGCCCCCTCCTTGATGGCGAGCCAGACCTTCTGCATGGCCTCTGTGCCCTTGTCGTTGGACAGGACGTCATTGCGCAGCCAGAGCGCGTACAGCAGGGATAGGATGGCAACGCCAATGACGCTCCAGACGCCTGCGAATTCCAAGGTGGTCAGATGTAGTTCATACATACCCCTTGATGCTCCTCCTTACGCATAAATTTTGGACAACTGCAGGGCCGGCTGGCATTACAAGCCTGTATAATTATGATTTGCGGTTTACGCAAATTCACTCATGCTTCAGCCCAGGGCGGCAGGCCGGCCGGCACCGGATAGCGCCGCAGGAAGCCTACCGGCGGGAATGGATCGCCGATGAGCGGGCGGACATAGTCCAAAAAGGCCGGCGTGACGTCATGGTCATTGGCATTCAGGTACGCATCCGGCAGCAAACGCTCGACGCCGGCGACCTTGTCCAGGTCCGCCAGGCCGGTGCGGCAGTGATAGGCCGGCCCCTCTTCCCGCTCCAGCGTGACCATCTTGCCGCTGATGTCCTGCAGTACGGCGCGCACCGCCTCCTGGCCGACGCGAAACGCTTCCTCCCGATCTACATGCGAAACCAGGGCCGAGGAGGAACGCTGCATGGTGTCCGGCTTCTCGAAGCGGGCTTTCAGCCGCAGTCGTTCCGACACTTTCTCCGCCAGGATAGCACTGACACCGCCCAGTTGTCGGTGACCGAAGGCATCCACCGCTTCCACCGCGGTTCCGAGCAGTTCCCCCTGCGGGTTGCGTACCCCCTCCGATAAGGCAACCACCGCATAGCCGTACTGCCGGTAAACTGTTTCCACGTCTTCGAGGAATTGCTCCAGGGTGACGGGGCGCTCCGGGACATAGATGAGATGAGGAGCGCCGTCCGGCGTGCTCTCACGCGCCAGGGCGGCGGAGGCGGTCAGCCAGCCGGCATGCCGGCCCATGATCTCCACGATCTTGACCGGCGTGGACAGCTTCCCCGACCAACTGTCAATACAGGTATCGCGCACGGTAACTGCTACGAAACGGGCGGCACTGCCGTAGCCCGGACAGTGGTCCGTGTACGCCAGGTCATTGTCCACGGTCTTCGGCACGCCCACCACCAGCAGTTCATAGCCGCTATGTTCCGCCAATCGCGACAGCTTGTACGCGGAGTCCATGGAATCGTTGCCACCGATGAGGCAGAGGTAATGCACGTCGTGGGCTTTGAGCACGGCCAGGATGCGGTCGTAATGGGCATCGGTGAGCTTCAGCCGGCTGGTGCCCAGTGCCGCGCCCGGCGTTTGCAGTACCAGCTTCCAGACGGCCGGCTCCTCCTGAGTCAGGTCCACCAAGGTCTCGCGCAGGATGCCCAGCGTCCCATCGAGCGCGCCGAGGACGCGGTCAAAGCGCCCGGACTCGATGGCAGTCTGCACGACGCCGGCCAGGCTGGCGTTGATGACCGCTGTGGGGCCTCCTGACTGTGCTACCAGCAGATTACCCGCCATACGGGTTGCTCCCCGCCCTGCGCATCAGGCAGAGCCAAGTGACACATTAATTGTACGCATCCGCTTCTTACGCTCCAAATTTCGTCAGACGGCCGGCGTTGGCCAGCGCCAGGGGCATCAGGTCCGTGGCAGGAAATACGCCCAGCCCACCCTGGGAGCAGGCCGTTTCCCCGAACTCGCGCACGGCGTCCGCCCGACAAACCCGCGACCAGAGGATCGTCGGGACGGGATGCCAGCTATGGCTCCGAAGGAGCGCCGGCGTGGAATGGTCCCCGGTGATGATAACCACATCCGGGTTCAGGGCCATGATATCGGGTATCAGGGTATCCACATGTTCGATAATCTCGACTTTGCGCTGGAAATCGCCGTCCTCGCCGGCGCTGTCGGTCTTCTTCACATGCACGTAGAAGAAGTCGAAATCGGCCCAATGCCGGCGCAGAGCGGCAACCTCATCCTCCAGGGTCTCCCCGCCGACTTCGAGCACCGTCATGCCGACCAGCCGGCTGACGCCGCGGTACATGGGATAGGTGGCGATGGCGGCGGCGCGCAGTCCATAGACCTCGGACATGGGCGGCAGGCCGGGGTTTTTGGCCAGGCCGCGCAGGGTGAGCATGTTGGCCGGCCTCTCGCCGGCCAGGATTTTCGCCGCCTCCGCGATCCAGGTGTTCAGCAGTTGGGCCGTGCGCTCGGCGTCCGGGCTGAGCGCCGTCACCGGCAGGGGCTTCTTGCCCACCTGCTGGGGGTCGGTCTCGGTCAATTTGTCCGACAATCCCTTGCCCCGCAGGACCAGCACGAAGCGGTAATCCTTGACCGGCTCGACGAAGACCTCGACGTCGGGGAGCCGGATCGCTCGCAGTTTTTCCACCAGTTCGGCGCATTTCTCGGTAGGAATGCGGCCGGCGCGCCGGTCCGTGATGCGCCCCTCTTCATCCACCGTGCAGAAGTTGCCGCGCGCCGCCAGGTCGTCCGGGCCCAGCTCGAAGCCGATGCCCAGCGCCTCCAGCACGCCGCGCCCGATCTCGTAGCGGAAGGGGTCATAGCCAAACAGGGCCAGGTGGGACGGGCCGCTACCGGGGGTGATGCCGGCGGCCACCGGGACGCTGAGGCCGCAGATGCCCTCGCTGGCCAGCCGGTCCATGTTCGGCGTGCGGGCGGTCTCCAGCTCGGTCTTTCCGCCGGCCTGGAGCGGAAGGCCTCCCAGCCCATCCATCACCAGCATGACGATCTTCGTTTCCGCCGGGACATGCAGTTCCCGCAGTACCTCAAAACTCACCATAGCGTGTGCTCCTCGATGCAGTCCGCAGTTTGTCAGTCTGGCCGCGCGTAAGAAGGGGCAAATCATACGCCGCCGTACGATTTGCCCCTTTGCGTCAGTTCACGTCGTTGTTGCGGAAAACCTGGAGAACGGCAAGCTGTGACCGCCTTAGCGGATAGCGCGTTCGGTCTGCGGGTCGAAGAAGTGGGCGTTGTGCATGTTGACCACTAGTTCGACCTGGTCGCCGGCGCGGGCCGGGGTGCGCGGGTCCACGCGGGCGATGAAGCTCCGCTTGCCGGTCAGCAGGTACAGGAAAATCTCGTTGCCCATCAGCTCGGTGACGTCCACGTCGGCCTTCATGCTCGCTTCAAAGATGCCGGGCGGGATGTAGGGCTTGGCGAAGATGTCCTCGGGCCGGATGCCGAAGATAACCTCCTTGCCCTTGTACGGCCGCAGGGCATTGGCCTTTTCTTCCGGGATAGGCAGACGGTAGGTGCCGCCGTCCACGAACAGCTTGCCGTCCACATCGACGATGGTGGCGTCGAAGAAGTTCATGGAGGGGCTACCGATGAAGCCGGCCACGAAGACGTTGTCCGGGGCCTCGTACAGGCGCTGGGGGGTATCCACCTGTTGGAGGATACCATCCCGCATCACCGCGATGCGGGTGCCCATGGTCATGGCCTCGACCTGGTCATGGGTGACGTAGATGAAGGTGGTGCCGAGGCGCTGATGCAGTTTGGAAAGCTCGGCGCGGGTCTGGACGCGCAGTTTGGCATCCAGGTTGGAGAGGGGCTCGTCCAGCAGGAAGACCGCCGGCTCCCGCACAATGGCGCGGCCCAGCGCCACACGCTGCCGCTGGCCGCCGGAAAGCTGTTTGGGCTTGCGATCGAGCAGGTTTTCGATGCCCAGCATGGCGGCGGCCTCTTTCACCCGCCGGTCAATCTCCGCCTTGGGGACCTTGCGCAGTTTCAGGCCGAAGGCCATGTTGTCGTACACGCTCATGTGCGGATAGAGCGCGTAGCTCTGGAAGACCATGGCGATGTTGCGGTCCTTGGGCGGGACGTCATTGACCACGCGGTCGCCGATGAGGATGTTGCCGGAGGTGATTTCCTCCAGGCCGGCCAGCAGGCGCAGAGATGTCGTCTTCCCACAGCCAGAAGGGCCGACAAAGACGAGAAACTCCCCGTCCTCGATATGGACACACAGGTCATTAACCGCTATCACGTCGCCGAAGCGCTTGGTCACATGATCATACGTGACACTGGCCATCTGTCACATTCTCCGTTTGATAGTATTTGTAAGATGCAAAAATACGGCGCGCCAGTCCATTCTGGGGATTTTCGCTCGGGGACAGAACTGTTCGGTCAGCTAACGCCGGCGCTGCGCGCCCTCTGCCGGCGAGCCGGGCATACGCCAAAACCGCTCCCCAGAGCGCCCACCCAATTCCATCGTGGATGATAGACGTGACGATTTTGTCCCGCGGGCTGATCGCCGAACAGGGCAGGAAGCTGGAGCCGTGGAGGCAGAGATGCAGGGCCAATGGGTCGGACGCGATCAGGCCCCTTTCGGCTGCACCTCCTTTCTGGTGATGAAAAGCACGAACCGCTACCAGCATTCCTATTATAACATATTTCGGCGGATGCGCCAAACGGAGCGCGAGGCGCGGGGACACAACGGCGCGGCGGAGAGTAACCGATATTACTTGACAGTTTTGCTAAACAAGGTGTATACTATGTTGGCCGGCAAAAATCGGCATATCAACAAATGGAGGTGCATCATGGCGGAGGTCACGTTGAAGGTCCCCAATATCAGTTGTCACCACTGCATCATGACCATCACGCGCGAGCTGAAGCAGTTGCCGGCCGTGCGCAAGGTCGAAGGAAACGTGGAGACCAAAGAGATACGGGTTGAGTTCGAGGGGGAGGCCCTCGACACCATCAAGCAGACGTTGGCGGAGATCGGCTATCCGGCGGAGGGGTGATCTCCGTCACAAGGGGAATGCCCATGGAAGGAACAGAGGTCCAGAAGAAGCAGGCCGCCATTCCAGTGCTGGGGATGACCTGTGCCAACTGCGCCATCACGATCGAGCGCAATCTGAAGCGCACCGCCGGCGTCGAAACCGCCAGCGTCAACTTCGCCCTGGAACGCGCCCAGGTGGTGTATGACCCGGCCAGCGTGGATACGCGGCTCCTGGTTCAGCGCGTGCGCGATGCCGGCTATGACGTGGCCACCGGCCTGGTGACCCTGCCGGTGCAGGGCATGTCGGACGCCGGCTCTGCCGCAAAGGTGGAGGAACTGCTCGCGCGGCTGGACGGGGTGCTGGAGGTGCAAGCAGACGCGTCGGCCGGCCAGGTCCAGGTGCGCTATATCCCCGGCCTGGCCGCCATCAGCACCATGAAACGGGTGCTGGAGGAGGCCGGCTACCGCCTGCCCTCGACCGCGGCGCTGGAAGAGGCCGCCGAGGATGTGGAAAGCCAGGCACGCCAACAGGAGATCGAGCGCCAGCGCCGCCTGCTCATCATCGGCCTGATTTTCACCGTGCCGGTGTTTCTGCTCAGCATCCTGCCGGACCTCGGGCTTCTGCCCGATTTCGCCGCCCGGAAATATATCCTGCTGGCACTGACCATCCCGGTGCAGTTCTACGTGGGCCGGCAGTTCTATGCCGGCGCCTACCGCTCCCTGCGCGCCGGCAGTGCCAACATGGACGTGCTCATCGCCCTGGGCTCCAGCGCGGCGTTCCTCTACAGCCTGGCCACCACCTTCCTCATCCCCGGCCATGTCTACTACGACACCGCGGCCGTCATCATCACCCTGATTGTGCTGGGCAAGTTCCTGGAGGCGCGCGCCAAGGGACATACCTCGGAGGCGATCCGCCGGCTCATGGACCTGCGCCCGAAAACCGCCCGCCTCCTGCGCGACGGCGAGGAGGTGGAAATCCCCGCTTCCCAGGTGCAGGTGGGCGATTGGGTCGTGGTGCGGCCGGGAGAGCGCATCCCGGTGGACGGCATCGTGGTGGAGGGCCAGTCAGCGGTGGACGAGTCCATGCTGACCGGCGAGAGCCTGCCGGTGCAGAAGGGTGTGGGCGCCGAGGTCATCGGCGGGACGGTGAACCGGGAGGGCCGGCTGGTAGTCGAAGCGACCCGCGTCGGCGCCGAGACGGCGCTGGCGAACATCGTCCGGCTGGTCCAGCAGGCGCAGGGCACCAAAGCTCCTGTCCAGCACCTGGCCGACCGGGTGGCGGCCGTGTTTGTGCCGGTGGTCGTCGCCATCGCCGTGCTTACCTTCGCCGGCTGGATGCTGGCCGGCGCCGGCTTCACCCGCGCCTTCTTCACCATGGTGGCGGTGCTGGTCATCGCCTGCCCCTGCGCGCTCGGCCTGGCCACCCCTACCGCCGTCATGGTCGGCACGGGAAAGGGCGCCCAAATGGGCGTGCTCATCAAGTCCGGGGAGGCGCTGGAACGGCTGGCGAAGCTGGACGCGGTGGTGCTGGACAAGACCGGCACCATCACCCTGGGCCGGCCGGCGGTGACCGACATCCTGCCAATTTCTGAGAACGGTGCGGACGCGGAGGAACTGCTCTCCCTGGCCGCGAGCGTTGAGCAGAACAGCGAGCATCCCGTGGGACAGGCGGTGGTGGCGCGCGCCCGCGAGGAAATGCTCCCCCTGCGAAAGCCGGACACCTTCTCCGCGGTGCCGGGGCGCGGCGTCATTGCCTCGTTCGACGGCAGTACGGTGATGATCGGTTCGCCGGCCTATCTGGAGGGCGAGGGCATTGACCTAAGGCCGGCGCGTGGGCTTCTGGAAACGCTCGAGAGCCAGGGCAAGACCGCCATCGTGGCAGCGCGCGATCGGCAGGTATTGGGAGTCATCGGCATCGCTGATACCATTCGCCCAGAAGCGCCGGAGGTCATCCGGAAACTGCGGGAGGCCGGCATCGAACCCATCATGCTGACCGGTGACAATGCCCGCACCGCTCGTGCTGTGGCCCAACAGGTCGGCATCGAGAGGGTACTGGCGGAGGTCCTGCCGGCGCAGAAATCGGAGGCCGTCCGCCAGTTGCAGGCGCAAGGGTTGAAGGTCGCCATGGTGGGCGATGGGGTGAACGATGCGCCGGCGCTGGCGCAGGCCGATGTCGGCATCGCCATGGGCTCCGGCACCGATATCGCCATGGAGGCCGGCGATGTGACGTTGATGGCCGGCAATCTGCAAGCCCTGTGGCGGGCGATACTGCTGGCGCGGCGCACCATGCGCACCATCCAGCAGAACCTGTTCTGGGCCTTCTTCTACAACACCATCCTGATCCCGGTGGCGGCGCTGGGCCTCGTCAATCCCATGCTGGCCGCCGGCGCCATGGCCTTCAGCTCCATCTTTGTGGTGACCAACAGCCTACGCCTGCGGCGCGCCCGCATCGCCGAATAAAAACAAAGCTCCTGCGGGTCTCTCCTCGCAGGGGCTTTTTGTACGGGCTAAATATCCAGATTGCGCACCTTTTTGGCGTGCGTCTGGATGAAGCGGGTGCGGGGCGGCACACTGCTCCCCATCAACATGTCAAGGTGCGGTCCGCCGCCGCCGCATCCTCGATGGTCACCTGCAGCAAGATGCGGTTCTCGGGGTTCATGGTAGTCTCCCAGAGCTGTTCCGGGTTCATCTCCCCCAGACCTTTATAGCGCTGGATGGTGATGTTCTTACCCTTGAGCTGTTTGACCAGCGCCTCTTTCTCCGCCTCAGAGTAGGCGTAGTATTTCTCCTTGCCGGCGGTGATGAGGTAGAGCGGCGGCTGGGCGATGTACAGGTGGCCGTTGGTGATGAGCGGCTCCATGTAGCGGAAGAACAGGGTCAGCAAAAGGGTGCGGATGTGCGAGCCGTCCACGTCCGCATCGGTCATGATGATGATGCGACCGTAGCGCAGATTCTTGAGGTCGAACTGGTCGCCGACGCCGGCGCCAATGGCGGTGATGAGCGCCCGCACCTCCTTATTGTCCAGGATTTTGTCCAGGCGCGCCTTCTCGACGTTGAGGATTTTGCCGCGCAGAGGCAGGATGGCCTGGAAGCGGCGGTCGCGTCCCTGCTTGGCGGAGCCGCCGGCGGAATCCCCCTCCACGATGTACAGCTCCGTCTTCATCGGGTCGCGCTCGGAGCAGTCGGCCAGCTTGCCCGGCAGGGTCATGCTCTCCAGGGCGCTCTTGCGGATGACCAGATCGCGCGCCTTGCGGGCGGCCTCGCGTGCCCGCGCCGAGGTCAAGCACTTTTGGATAATGGCGCGGGCGGCCTGCGGGTTCTCCTCCAGGAAGGCGGAGAAGGCCTCACCGAT
Above is a window of Anaerolineae bacterium DNA encoding:
- the rsmD gene encoding 16S rRNA (guanine(966)-N(2))-methyltransferase RsmD translates to MRVIAGSAKGRKLESVPGTSTRPITDRVKEALFNILGASIEGARFLDLFAGTGAVGIEALSRGAARAVFCERDRLALRTIGHNLQATGLADRARVVAGDAFRFLRNPGDERFDFVYIAPPQYKGIWIRALQAVDEGDVLAPGGIAIVQIHPKERQDVPLRRLRLFDERRYGSTLLLFYRLAEGKANQMEAAPAAEGQAG
- the maf gene encoding septum formation protein Maf: MTKRRWILASASPRRRELLSLFGRPFEVLPADIDETNHGDAPAEEFVQALSRAKARAAAQKAASGLVIACDTIVVLDGHILGKPGSPAEAREMLRALRGRPHQVMTAVTVLDAAGGQELTACDVTEVWMRPYSDAEMEEYVAGGDPMDKAGAYAIQHAGFRPVEAVRGCYASVMGLPLCLLYRLLRQAGEEAAPPAEACQRHTGWQCKVYRDILGE
- a CDS encoding sodium-translocating pyrophosphatase gives rise to the protein MYELHLTTLEFAGVWSVIGVAILSLLYALWLRNDVLSNDKGTEAMQKVWLAIKEGAEAYLGRQLRTILPFIGVLVFVLFASVWIAQPTPEAREMFGDKAHLYIAIGRAAAFILGATFSLLVGQLGMRMAIEGNIRVAAASMRDFGDALRIAYRSGTITGMLTDGLGLLGGTTIFIIFGKAAPDALLGFGFGGTLLALFMRVGGGIYTKAADVGADLVGKVEQGLEEDDPRNPASIADQVGDNVGDCAGMAADIFESYEVTIVSALILGLALMRITGDVHWIIFPLMVRAIGVISSMIGTFSVPVWERTVAKGDAWHSMEIAYEVSSVITIVSSSLLSWFYMHDLRPAIMVSAGVIFNVIVNRLTAMFTAKESSAVQEIAKSTRFGPATTILTGLAVGYESSVWAILAIAAAILVSVITYQSLGVQYVLYGVSLIGIGWLTHAGNLVSMDSFGPISDNANGIGEMAKMDEKARRIMTDLDAVGNTTKAITKGVAIGSAVIAAVSLFGSFFTDIKLVDPTFGDVINIASPIVFIGLLIGGAVPVLFGSLLVKAVARAAGGMVAEVRRQFRIPGVLEGKVKADYARTVEISTRAAQRELIPVGILVVLIPIVVGFLLKAEALGSFLVGVILSGQLLAVFMANAGGAWDNAKKLIEDGLYGGKGSEAHKASVVGDTVGDPLKDTSGPALNPLIKVINLVSLIIAPIVVRYKTTPPLMWVIMIILLAVIAWAISMSKRPADYGADEALEGEPLASKAGASK
- a CDS encoding 6-phosphofructokinase, with the protein product MAGNLLVAQSGGPTAVINASLAGVVQTAIESGRFDRVLGALDGTLGILRETLVDLTQEEPAVWKLVLQTPGAALGTSRLKLTDAHYDRILAVLKAHDVHYLCLIGGNDSMDSAYKLSRLAEHSGYELLVVGVPKTVDNDLAYTDHCPGYGSAARFVAVTVRDTCIDSWSGKLSTPVKIVEIMGRHAGWLTASAALARESTPDGAPHLIYVPERPVTLEQFLEDVETVYRQYGYAVVALSEGVRNPQGELLGTAVEAVDAFGHRQLGGVSAILAEKVSERLRLKARFEKPDTMQRSSSALVSHVDREEAFRVGQEAVRAVLQDISGKMVTLEREEGPAYHCRTGLADLDKVAGVERLLPDAYLNANDHDVTPAFLDYVRPLIGDPFPPVGFLRRYPVPAGLPPWAEA
- a CDS encoding 2,3-bisphosphoglycerate-independent phosphoglycerate mutase, which produces MVSFEVLRELHVPAETKIVMLVMDGLGGLPLQAGGKTELETARTPNMDRLASEGICGLSVPVAAGITPGSGPSHLALFGYDPFRYEIGRGVLEALGIGFELGPDDLAARGNFCTVDEEGRITDRRAGRIPTEKCAELVEKLRAIRLPDVEVFVEPVKDYRFVLVLRGKGLSDKLTETDPQQVGKKPLPVTALSPDAERTAQLLNTWIAEAAKILAGERPANMLTLRGLAKNPGLPPMSEVYGLRAAAIATYPMYRGVSRLVGMTVLEVGGETLEDEVAALRRHWADFDFFYVHVKKTDSAGEDGDFQRKVEIIEHVDTLIPDIMALNPDVVIITGDHSTPALLRSHSWHPVPTILWSRVCRADAVREFGETACSQGGLGVFPATDLMPLALANAGRLTKFGA
- a CDS encoding ABC transporter ATP-binding protein, with the translated sequence MASVTYDHVTKRFGDVIAVNDLCVHIEDGEFLVFVGPSGCGKTTSLRLLAGLEEITSGNILIGDRVVNDVPPKDRNIAMVFQSYALYPHMSVYDNMAFGLKLRKVPKAEIDRRVKEAAAMLGIENLLDRKPKQLSGGQRQRVALGRAIVREPAVFLLDEPLSNLDAKLRVQTRAELSKLHQRLGTTFIYVTHDQVEAMTMGTRIAVMRDGILQQVDTPQRLYEAPDNVFVAGFIGSPSMNFFDATIVDVDGKLFVDGGTYRLPIPEEKANALRPYKGKEVIFGIRPEDIFAKPYIPPGIFEASMKADVDVTELMGNEIFLYLLTGKRSFIARVDPRTPARAGDQVELVVNMHNAHFFDPQTERAIR
- a CDS encoding heavy-metal-associated domain-containing protein, which encodes MAEVTLKVPNISCHHCIMTITRELKQLPAVRKVEGNVETKEIRVEFEGEALDTIKQTLAEIGYPAEG
- a CDS encoding copper-translocating P-type ATPase; translation: MEGTEVQKKQAAIPVLGMTCANCAITIERNLKRTAGVETASVNFALERAQVVYDPASVDTRLLVQRVRDAGYDVATGLVTLPVQGMSDAGSAAKVEELLARLDGVLEVQADASAGQVQVRYIPGLAAISTMKRVLEEAGYRLPSTAALEEAAEDVESQARQQEIERQRRLLIIGLIFTVPVFLLSILPDLGLLPDFAARKYILLALTIPVQFYVGRQFYAGAYRSLRAGSANMDVLIALGSSAAFLYSLATTFLIPGHVYYDTAAVIITLIVLGKFLEARAKGHTSEAIRRLMDLRPKTARLLRDGEEVEIPASQVQVGDWVVVRPGERIPVDGIVVEGQSAVDESMLTGESLPVQKGVGAEVIGGTVNREGRLVVEATRVGAETALANIVRLVQQAQGTKAPVQHLADRVAAVFVPVVVAIAVLTFAGWMLAGAGFTRAFFTMVAVLVIACPCALGLATPTAVMVGTGKGAQMGVLIKSGEALERLAKLDAVVLDKTGTITLGRPAVTDILPISENGADAEELLSLAASVEQNSEHPVGQAVVARAREEMLPLRKPDTFSAVPGRGVIASFDGSTVMIGSPAYLEGEGIDLRPARGLLETLESQGKTAIVAARDRQVLGVIGIADTIRPEAPEVIRKLREAGIEPIMLTGDNARTARAVAQQVGIERVLAEVLPAQKSEAVRQLQAQGLKVAMVGDGVNDAPALAQADVGIAMGSGTDIAMEAGDVTLMAGNLQALWRAILLARRTMRTIQQNLFWAFFYNTILIPVAALGLVNPMLAAGAMAFSSIFVVTNSLRLRRARIAE